Proteins from a genomic interval of Terriglobia bacterium:
- a CDS encoding glycosyltransferase family 2 protein translates to MWFQLWLLLATAPLTPWQKTLRQFFPRDRFVGLYQTNWFDLAFLIPYFTVLVILAMYGLHRYHLVFLYFKHRANRAKIKEHFIELPRVTIQLPIFNERYVVERLVEATSGMNYPVELLEIQVLDDSTDETQQIAADVVERYRKTGLNISYHHRENRAGFKAGALEAGLKLASGEFIAIFDADFMPPPEFLNQTIHYFTSTEVGMVQTRWGHINRNYSFLTQVESILLDGHFVIEHGARYVAERFFNFNGTAGIWRRKAIETSGGWEHDTLTEDTDLSYRAQMRGWKFVYVPEVVCDAELPVEMTSFKVQQFRWAKGLIQCAKKDLPMILRAKLPLRVKIEAFFHLTANIAYPLMVVLSLVLLPATIVRFYQGWTQMLWIDLPLFLASTFSVSSFYLVSQRELFPDSWWRKIKYLPFLMATGIGLSVSNSRAVVEALLGIQTSFKRTPKYRIESQRDRWTVKKYRRRSGYTPYIELLLGIYFALTVYYLIMNEDYAVTPFLILFVIGYLYTGFMSLLQTYVENLRAMRQALVEQFAALFPKHTAKVG, encoded by the coding sequence ATGTGGTTCCAGCTCTGGTTGCTTCTGGCAACGGCACCTTTGACCCCGTGGCAGAAGACGTTGCGTCAGTTCTTCCCCCGCGATCGCTTTGTGGGGTTGTATCAGACCAACTGGTTTGATCTGGCGTTCCTCATCCCCTATTTCACGGTGCTGGTTATTCTGGCGATGTATGGCCTTCACCGCTATCACCTTGTGTTCCTCTACTTCAAGCATCGTGCCAACCGGGCGAAGATCAAGGAGCATTTCATCGAGCTCCCGCGTGTGACGATTCAACTGCCGATCTTTAACGAGCGGTACGTCGTGGAGCGCCTCGTGGAGGCCACGAGCGGCATGAACTATCCGGTGGAGTTGTTGGAGATCCAGGTCCTGGATGACTCCACCGACGAAACGCAGCAGATCGCAGCCGACGTGGTGGAGCGCTACCGCAAGACCGGATTGAATATCTCTTATCACCACCGTGAAAATCGGGCAGGATTCAAGGCCGGGGCGCTTGAGGCGGGGCTGAAGTTGGCCAGCGGCGAATTCATCGCCATTTTCGACGCGGATTTTATGCCGCCCCCCGAGTTTCTCAATCAGACGATTCACTATTTCACCAGCACGGAAGTGGGCATGGTGCAGACCCGGTGGGGACACATCAACCGGAACTATTCTTTCCTCACCCAGGTGGAGTCGATTCTGCTGGACGGCCATTTTGTGATCGAGCATGGCGCTCGTTACGTCGCGGAGCGCTTCTTCAACTTCAACGGGACGGCAGGCATCTGGCGTCGCAAAGCGATCGAGACCTCGGGGGGTTGGGAGCACGACACGCTCACCGAAGACACCGATCTCAGCTACCGCGCCCAAATGCGCGGCTGGAAGTTCGTGTATGTTCCGGAAGTGGTGTGCGATGCCGAACTGCCCGTGGAAATGACTTCCTTCAAAGTGCAGCAGTTCCGGTGGGCCAAGGGGCTGATTCAATGCGCGAAGAAGGACCTGCCCATGATCCTGAGGGCCAAACTGCCGTTGCGGGTGAAGATTGAGGCCTTCTTCCACCTCACCGCGAACATCGCCTACCCCCTCATGGTCGTTCTCTCCCTGGTGCTGCTTCCCGCGACCATTGTCCGGTTTTACCAGGGGTGGACACAGATGCTGTGGATTGACCTTCCTTTGTTTCTGGCTTCCACCTTCTCCGTTTCCTCCTTTTATCTTGTCTCGCAGCGCGAGTTGTTCCCTGATTCATGGTGGCGAAAAATCAAGTATCTTCCCTTTCTGATGGCGACAGGCATCGGGCTGTCGGTGTCGAATTCCCGGGCTGTCGTGGAGGCCTTGCTGGGGATCCAAACCAGCTTCAAGCGGACCCCGAAATACCGCATTGAGAGCCAGCGTGACAGATGGACGGTAAAGAAATACCGGCGCCGGAGCGGGTATACGCCTTACATTGAACTGCTCCTGGGGATCTATTTTGCGTTGACGGTGTATTACCTGATTATGAACGAAGATTACGCGGTGACGCCCTTCTTGATCCTTTTCGTGATTGGATACCTTTATACCGGATTCATGTCGCTGCTGCAGACCTACGTGGAGAATTTGCGCGCCATGAGGCAGGCTCTTGTGGAACAGTTTGCGGCCTTGTTCCCCAAGCACACCGCAAAGGTCGGATGA